One Glandiceps talaboti chromosome 2, keGlaTala1.1, whole genome shotgun sequence genomic region harbors:
- the LOC144452918 gene encoding mammalian ependymin-related protein 1-like yields the protein MSATPPYHHHRHCTVSTGSHLNLTHSSRHAPKYNMRLIFVVLVFIGTVYGQVPTPCVAPAIWEAKMLEIDASKEFEARVRITYDSYNERIHTMEEVNLHDKKDFFESLYLHKEGKEYQINLKTKECKVSQLTRPFRPIEIPKNATFYGETIIGSLAAPGEGVTVQLWGGQTEHGRYAGSWTVKGCIPVTDVYFSNRTGLVHSSFYDVVAGIHDPNVFIPPKECM from the exons ATGTCAGCAACTCCcccttatcatcatcatcgacaCTGCACTGTCTCAACTGGAAGTCACTTGAACCTGACACACAGCTCACGCCACGCACCAAAATACAACATGAGGCTCATTTTCGTAGTGTTGGTTTTCATTGGAACGGTGTACGGCCAGGTCCCAACACCATGCG TTGCCCCAGCTATATGGGAAGCCAAGATGCTTGAG ATTGATGCATCTAAGGAATTTGAGGCACGTGTCAGGATAACATACGATAGTTACAATGAAAGAATACATACTATGGAAGAAGTCAATCTTCATGATAAGAAAGATTTCTTTGAATCCTTGTATCTGCACAAAGAG GGCAAAGAATACCAAATCAACTTGAAGACAAAAGAATGCAAAGTGTCTCAGCTGACCAGACCCTTCAGACCAATTGAAATTCCcaaaaatgctacattttatggtGAAACCATCATTGGTAGTTTGGCTGCACCAGGAGAAGGTGTGACTGTACAGTTGTGGGGTGGACAAACTGAACATG GTCGTTATGCTGGTTCCTGGACTGTGAAGGGATGTATTCCAGTAACAGATGTGTATTTCAGTAACAGAACTGGTCTAGTTCACTCCAG TTTCTATGATGTTGTTGCTGGCATCCATGATCCCAATGTTTTTATCCCACCCAAGGAATGCATGTAG
- the LOC144450040 gene encoding atypical kinase COQ8B, mitochondrial-like isoform X1 — MSRVTDLRMFLRGFQKVGNAYVKLQQTTVQDKWANCSVRKVFEGVQTKAEETVSNVLTKRQGASHDNVTSTATAAAATTNVKTNGIIVNGSSPLNTPVDTNINSATTNNGGVKAFHYDSTSGAITAEEMRKAMLKEKQKKAGGGGEGQRPPPQTPRPRPVVNASSNPRMKQSLSKRSRERKVPASRAGRMMNFGSLAVGLGVGAIAEYTRQALGMKADGKGGAGYHDNTFLTEANAERIVNTLCKVRGAALKLGQMLSIQDNTMISPQLQNIFERVRQSADFMPLWQMEKVLKSELGNDWRTKVKSFEDKPFAAASIGQVHHATLHDGRQVAMKIQYPGVAQGIDSDIDNIMGILNVWNVLPEGMYAGNAIDVARRELMWEVDYEREGAMSERFRELLKDDPFFYVPAVIKELSTKQVLTTELIDGVPLDKAVDLDQEVRNEICSNILRLCLQELFSWHLMQTDPNWSNFFYNPDTKQVALLDFGASIEYDKTKFVDKYIKVIRSASRGDRQGVLEGSRKLGFLTGYETKTMEDAHIEAVMILGEAFAKAEPFNFANQDTTRRIHNLIPTMLKHRLAPPPEESYSLHRKMAGSFLLCSKLHAIIQCKELFDKVWDNYDFPE, encoded by the exons ATGTCCCGTGTAACAGATTTGCGTATGTTTTTGAGAGGATTTCAAAAAGTTGGAAATGCGTATGTGAAGCTGCAACAAACAACAGTACAGGATAAATGGGCCAACTGTAGTGTGAGGAAAGTATTTGAGGGTGTACAGACAAAGGCAGAAGAGACAGTTAGCAATGTCCTCACGAAGAGACAAGGTGCCTCACATGACAATGTT ACATCAACTGCCACTGCTGCTGCTGCCACTACTAATGTTAAAACCAATGGAATTATTGTGAACGGTTCATCACCATTAAATACACCAGTAGACACAAACATCAACTCTGCCACAACAAACAATGGTGGTGTTAAAGCCTTTCATTATGACTCAACATCTGGTGCTATAACTGCAGAAGAAATGAGAAAGGCAATGTTGAAGGAAAAGCAGAAAAAAGCAGGTGGAGGTGGTGAAGGTCAGAGACCACCACCTCAAACACCTCGTCCAAGACCTGTTGTGAATGCATCATCAAACCCCAGAATGAAGCAAAGTCTGAGTAAAAGATCTCGTGAGAGGAAAGTACCAGCATCAAGAGCTGGGAGAATGATGAATTTTGGTAGTCTTGCAGTAGGTCTTGGTGTAGGTGCTATTGCAGAGTATACAAGACAAGCACTGGGGATGAAGGCAGATG GTAAGGGTGGTGCTGGCTACCATGACAACACTTTCCTAACTGAAGCCAATGCAGAGAGGATTGTCAATACTTTGTGTAAAGTCAGGGGTGCAGCACTGAAGCTGGGACAAATGCTCAGTATACAAG ATAATACAATGATAAGTCCACAACTTCAGAATATTTTTGAAAGAGTGAGACAGAGTGCTGATTTCATGCCACTGTGGCAAATGGAG AAAGTTCTCAAAAGTGAATTGGGTAATGATTGGAGGACCAAAGTCAAAAGTTTTGAAGACAAACCATTTGCTGCTGCTTCAATAGGTCAAGTTCATCATGCAACACTCCATGATGGTAGACAAGTTGCTATGAAAATACAG TATCCAGGGGTTGCCCAAGGAATTGATAGTGATATCGATAACATAATGGGAATACTTAATGTTTGGAATGTTCTTCCTGAAG GTATGTATGCTGGAAATGCTATAGATGTAGCACGTAGGGAATTGATGTGGGAAGTAGACTATGAAAGGGAAGGTGCCATGTCAGAAAGATTTAG AGAACTCTTGAAAGATGACCCGTTTTTTTACGTACCAGCAGTAATAAAAGAACTTTCAACAAAACAAGTTTTAACAACAGAATTAATTGACGGCGTGCCTTTAGACAAGGCAGTTGACCTTGACCAAGAAGTTagaaatgag ATTTGTTCAAATATTCTACGACTTTGTCTTCAAGAGTTATTTTCATGGCATTTGATGCAGACAGATCCAAACTGGAGTAATTTCTTTTATAACCCAGATACAAAACAG GTTGCCCTGCTTGATTTTGGTGCAAGTATAGAATATGATAAAACCAAGTTTGTAGACAAGTATATCAAA GTTATTCGCTCTGCATCCAGAGGAGACAGGCAAGGTGTTCTAGAGGGGTCAAGAAAACTGGGTTTCCTTACTGGTTATGAGACAAAG ACAATGGAGGATGCACACATAGAAGCTGTCATGATTCTTGGTGAAGCCTTTGCCAAAGCTGAACCCTTCAATTTTGCCAACCAAGACACAACACGGAGAATACACAATCTGATACCAACAATGCTAAAACACAGATTGGCTCCTCCACCAGAAGAAAGTTACTCACTTCACAGGAAAATGGCTGGTTCATTTCTCCTCTGTTCAAAACTGCATGCCATCATTCAGTGCAAGGAACTCTTTGATAAAGTATGGGACAATTATGATTTTCCAGAGTGA
- the LOC144450040 gene encoding atypical kinase COQ8B, mitochondrial-like isoform X2, producing the protein MSRVTDLRMFLRGFQKVGNAYVKLQQTTVQDKWANCSVRKVFEGVQTKAEETVSNVLTKRQGASHDNTSTATAAAATTNVKTNGIIVNGSSPLNTPVDTNINSATTNNGGVKAFHYDSTSGAITAEEMRKAMLKEKQKKAGGGGEGQRPPPQTPRPRPVVNASSNPRMKQSLSKRSRERKVPASRAGRMMNFGSLAVGLGVGAIAEYTRQALGMKGGAGYHDNTFLTEANAERIVNTLCKVRGAALKLGQMLSIQDNTMISPQLQNIFERVRQSADFMPLWQMEKVLKSELGNDWRTKVKSFEDKPFAAASIGQVHHATLHDGRQVAMKIQYPGVAQGIDSDIDNIMGILNVWNVLPEGMYAGNAIDVARRELMWEVDYEREGAMSERFRELLKDDPFFYVPAVIKELSTKQVLTTELIDGVPLDKAVDLDQEVRNEICSNILRLCLQELFSWHLMQTDPNWSNFFYNPDTKQVALLDFGASIEYDKTKFVDKYIKVIRSASRGDRQGVLEGSRKLGFLTGYETKTMEDAHIEAVMILGEAFAKAEPFNFANQDTTRRIHNLIPTMLKHRLAPPPEESYSLHRKMAGSFLLCSKLHAIIQCKELFDKVWDNYDFPE; encoded by the exons ATGTCCCGTGTAACAGATTTGCGTATGTTTTTGAGAGGATTTCAAAAAGTTGGAAATGCGTATGTGAAGCTGCAACAAACAACAGTACAGGATAAATGGGCCAACTGTAGTGTGAGGAAAGTATTTGAGGGTGTACAGACAAAGGCAGAAGAGACAGTTAGCAATGTCCTCACGAAGAGACAAGGTGCCTCACATGACAAT ACATCAACTGCCACTGCTGCTGCTGCCACTACTAATGTTAAAACCAATGGAATTATTGTGAACGGTTCATCACCATTAAATACACCAGTAGACACAAACATCAACTCTGCCACAACAAACAATGGTGGTGTTAAAGCCTTTCATTATGACTCAACATCTGGTGCTATAACTGCAGAAGAAATGAGAAAGGCAATGTTGAAGGAAAAGCAGAAAAAAGCAGGTGGAGGTGGTGAAGGTCAGAGACCACCACCTCAAACACCTCGTCCAAGACCTGTTGTGAATGCATCATCAAACCCCAGAATGAAGCAAAGTCTGAGTAAAAGATCTCGTGAGAGGAAAGTACCAGCATCAAGAGCTGGGAGAATGATGAATTTTGGTAGTCTTGCAGTAGGTCTTGGTGTAGGTGCTATTGCAGAGTATACAAGACAAGCACTGGGGATGAAG GGTGGTGCTGGCTACCATGACAACACTTTCCTAACTGAAGCCAATGCAGAGAGGATTGTCAATACTTTGTGTAAAGTCAGGGGTGCAGCACTGAAGCTGGGACAAATGCTCAGTATACAAG ATAATACAATGATAAGTCCACAACTTCAGAATATTTTTGAAAGAGTGAGACAGAGTGCTGATTTCATGCCACTGTGGCAAATGGAG AAAGTTCTCAAAAGTGAATTGGGTAATGATTGGAGGACCAAAGTCAAAAGTTTTGAAGACAAACCATTTGCTGCTGCTTCAATAGGTCAAGTTCATCATGCAACACTCCATGATGGTAGACAAGTTGCTATGAAAATACAG TATCCAGGGGTTGCCCAAGGAATTGATAGTGATATCGATAACATAATGGGAATACTTAATGTTTGGAATGTTCTTCCTGAAG GTATGTATGCTGGAAATGCTATAGATGTAGCACGTAGGGAATTGATGTGGGAAGTAGACTATGAAAGGGAAGGTGCCATGTCAGAAAGATTTAG AGAACTCTTGAAAGATGACCCGTTTTTTTACGTACCAGCAGTAATAAAAGAACTTTCAACAAAACAAGTTTTAACAACAGAATTAATTGACGGCGTGCCTTTAGACAAGGCAGTTGACCTTGACCAAGAAGTTagaaatgag ATTTGTTCAAATATTCTACGACTTTGTCTTCAAGAGTTATTTTCATGGCATTTGATGCAGACAGATCCAAACTGGAGTAATTTCTTTTATAACCCAGATACAAAACAG GTTGCCCTGCTTGATTTTGGTGCAAGTATAGAATATGATAAAACCAAGTTTGTAGACAAGTATATCAAA GTTATTCGCTCTGCATCCAGAGGAGACAGGCAAGGTGTTCTAGAGGGGTCAAGAAAACTGGGTTTCCTTACTGGTTATGAGACAAAG ACAATGGAGGATGCACACATAGAAGCTGTCATGATTCTTGGTGAAGCCTTTGCCAAAGCTGAACCCTTCAATTTTGCCAACCAAGACACAACACGGAGAATACACAATCTGATACCAACAATGCTAAAACACAGATTGGCTCCTCCACCAGAAGAAAGTTACTCACTTCACAGGAAAATGGCTGGTTCATTTCTCCTCTGTTCAAAACTGCATGCCATCATTCAGTGCAAGGAACTCTTTGATAAAGTATGGGACAATTATGATTTTCCAGAGTGA
- the LOC144449474 gene encoding calmodulin-like, translating into MADQLTEEQITEFKGIFASFDKGSGLPAKDLGEALKKAGQASTDGEVADIIKNAGCGEDGCVNLDKFYSILAQLLSESEIREAFRMFDKEGKGIISVAQLRTVIKDLGEKLTEDEVEEMIRDADIDGDGQVNYEEFVTLMTS; encoded by the exons ATG GCAGACCAACTGACTGAAGAACAAATTACCG AATTTAAAGGCATTTTCGCCTCATTCGACAAAGGCAGTGGCCTCCCAGCAAAAGATTTAGGCGAAGCCCTGAAGAAAGCAGGCCAGGCCTCCACAGACGGTGAAGTTGCAGATATCATTAAAAATGCAGGATGCG GTGAAGACGGTTGCGTTAACCTCGATAAATTCTATAGTATTCTGGCACAATTACTCAGTGAGAGTGAAATCAGAGAAGCGTTTCGTATGTTCGACAAAGAAGGCAAGGGTATTATCAGTGTTGCACAACTTAGAACCGTCATTAAAGATTTGGGAGAAAAATTAACAGAGGATGAGGTAGAAGAAATGATTCGAGATGCTGACATTGATGGTGATGGCCAGGTTAATTATGAAG AATTTGTAACCTTGATGACATCTTAG